One stretch of Opisthocomus hoazin isolate bOpiHoa1 chromosome 18, bOpiHoa1.hap1, whole genome shotgun sequence DNA includes these proteins:
- the B4GALT5 gene encoding beta-1,4-galactosyltransferase 5 isoform X1: MRWPRGPRGAWRLLPRRSLLAALFLFSLSSSFLYFVYVAPGIVNTYLFMMQAQGIMIRENMRTIGAQVYEQVVRSAYAKRNSSVNDSDYPLDLNHNDTFLQATTFLPEDFTYFPNHTCPERLPSMKGPIDVNMSEITMEDIHQFFSKDPSIKLGGHWKPSDCLPRWKVAILIPFRNRYEHLPVLFRHLIPMLQRQRLQFAFYVVEQAGNQPFNRAMLFNVGFREAMKDLDWDCLIFHDVDHIPENDRNYYGCGQMPRHFAAKLDKYMYLLPYNEFFGGVSGLTVKQFQKINGFPNAFWGWGGEDDDLWNRVQYAGYSVTRPEGDTGKYKSIPHHHRGEVQFLGRYALLRKSKERQALDGLNNLNYFPNVTYDALYKNITVNLTPELALVTEY, from the exons ATGCGgtggccccgcggcccccgcggcgCCTGGCGGCTGCTGCCCCGGCGCTCGCTGCTGGCCGCGCTCTTCCTCTTctcgctctcctcctccttcctctacTTCGTCTATGTGGCGCCGGGCATCG TGAACACCTACCTCTTCATGATGCAAGCCCAAGGCATCATGATTCGTGAAAACATGCGAACAATAGGAGCTCAGGTGTATGAGCAGGTGGTCCGCAGTGCCTATGCCAAGAGGAACAGCAGCGTGAATGACTCAG ATTATCCTCTTGATCTGAACCACAACGACACCTTTCTGCAAGCCAcaacatttcttcctgaagacttcACCTACTTCCCCAACCACACCTGTCCTGAGAGGCTCCCTTCTATGA AGGGCCCCATCGATGTAAATATGAGCGAGATCACGATGGAGGATATCCACCAGTTCTTCTCAAAAGACCCTTCCATCAAGCTGGGAGGCCACTGGAAGCCAAGTGACTGCCTGCCTCGCTGGAAG GTGGCGATCCTGATCCCATTCCGCAATCGATACGAGCATCTTCCCGTCCTCTTCAGACACCTTATTCCCATGCTGCAGCGGCAACGTTTACAGTTCGCCTTTTACGTTGTAGAACAA GCTGGAAACCAACCCTTTAACCGTGCCATGCTCTTCAACGTTGGCTTTCGGGAAGCAATGAAGGACTTGGACTGGGACTGTCTCATCTTTCACGATGTGGATCACATACCAGAAAATGACCGTAACTATTATGGGTGTGGACAGATGCCGAGGCACTTTGCAGCCAAGCTGGATAAGTACATGTATCT GCTCCCTTACAACGAATTCTTTGGTGGGGTGAGTGGCCTGACCGTCAAGCAGTTTCAGAAGATCAATGGTTTCCCTAACGCCTTCTGGGGCTGGGGTGGCGAAGACGATGACCTCTGGAACAG AGTACAGTACGCAGGCTACTCGGTGACTCGACCAGAAGGAGACACAGGGAAGTACAAATCAATTCCCCACCATCATCGAGGAGAAGTGCAGTTCCTAGGAAG GTATGCCTTGCTGAGGAAGTCAAAAGAAAGGCAAGCCCTGGACGGCCTCAATAACTTGAACTACTTTCCAAACGTCACGTATGACGCCTTGTATAAGAACATCACTGTTAACCTGACACCGGAGCTGGCTCTGGTGACGGAATATTAA
- the B4GALT5 gene encoding beta-1,4-galactosyltransferase 5 isoform X2 — MMQAQGIMIRENMRTIGAQVYEQVVRSAYAKRNSSVNDSDYPLDLNHNDTFLQATTFLPEDFTYFPNHTCPERLPSMKGPIDVNMSEITMEDIHQFFSKDPSIKLGGHWKPSDCLPRWKVAILIPFRNRYEHLPVLFRHLIPMLQRQRLQFAFYVVEQAGNQPFNRAMLFNVGFREAMKDLDWDCLIFHDVDHIPENDRNYYGCGQMPRHFAAKLDKYMYLLPYNEFFGGVSGLTVKQFQKINGFPNAFWGWGGEDDDLWNRVQYAGYSVTRPEGDTGKYKSIPHHHRGEVQFLGRYALLRKSKERQALDGLNNLNYFPNVTYDALYKNITVNLTPELALVTEY; from the exons ATGATGCAAGCCCAAGGCATCATGATTCGTGAAAACATGCGAACAATAGGAGCTCAGGTGTATGAGCAGGTGGTCCGCAGTGCCTATGCCAAGAGGAACAGCAGCGTGAATGACTCAG ATTATCCTCTTGATCTGAACCACAACGACACCTTTCTGCAAGCCAcaacatttcttcctgaagacttcACCTACTTCCCCAACCACACCTGTCCTGAGAGGCTCCCTTCTATGA AGGGCCCCATCGATGTAAATATGAGCGAGATCACGATGGAGGATATCCACCAGTTCTTCTCAAAAGACCCTTCCATCAAGCTGGGAGGCCACTGGAAGCCAAGTGACTGCCTGCCTCGCTGGAAG GTGGCGATCCTGATCCCATTCCGCAATCGATACGAGCATCTTCCCGTCCTCTTCAGACACCTTATTCCCATGCTGCAGCGGCAACGTTTACAGTTCGCCTTTTACGTTGTAGAACAA GCTGGAAACCAACCCTTTAACCGTGCCATGCTCTTCAACGTTGGCTTTCGGGAAGCAATGAAGGACTTGGACTGGGACTGTCTCATCTTTCACGATGTGGATCACATACCAGAAAATGACCGTAACTATTATGGGTGTGGACAGATGCCGAGGCACTTTGCAGCCAAGCTGGATAAGTACATGTATCT GCTCCCTTACAACGAATTCTTTGGTGGGGTGAGTGGCCTGACCGTCAAGCAGTTTCAGAAGATCAATGGTTTCCCTAACGCCTTCTGGGGCTGGGGTGGCGAAGACGATGACCTCTGGAACAG AGTACAGTACGCAGGCTACTCGGTGACTCGACCAGAAGGAGACACAGGGAAGTACAAATCAATTCCCCACCATCATCGAGGAGAAGTGCAGTTCCTAGGAAG GTATGCCTTGCTGAGGAAGTCAAAAGAAAGGCAAGCCCTGGACGGCCTCAATAACTTGAACTACTTTCCAAACGTCACGTATGACGCCTTGTATAAGAACATCACTGTTAACCTGACACCGGAGCTGGCTCTGGTGACGGAATATTAA